One Salvia miltiorrhiza cultivar Shanhuang (shh) chromosome 6, IMPLAD_Smil_shh, whole genome shotgun sequence genomic window, CACACCACAATTGGATATAGAAGTAATTAGTTTAATAATATATGTCtcaaaaatagataaattttgtcataattttataattttttcttttgaggatataattttataaaatttaaacacGAAAGGGATTCTTTAGCTTATATCATaacaaaaagaaattataaatatatacattaaactattaaaatatcttaaattaaaatatcttaaaataagTGACGATATCATAtgatatcaaaatttataagaATTTACGCTTTTATAATAGTAATAGATCAATAATCATTACTTCCATAAATTAAGAATGCAATTGCTAGGTAGAAAGAGAATATTATACAATATACTATAAAACACGAAATAGTACATCGTTTTACAATATTTAGACTCTGGGGATTTAGTTAAACCCAAAGTGCCATTGGAAAAAACAATACTATATTAAAGATTGCAATAGTtgttgaaaagaaaagaaaagaaattaaaattcgaTTGAAAGccgttaatattaaaaaaaaaaaaattaaatatatataggggagggctattcagaaaactcatcttagactataaactataaactaattaaaatgtatgaattatatgtagaacaccCATGAATccgctgtgtaaatgtatgaattatgaaaattaaattttttgctacctatgagattcgaactcaggaccatgaattattccaacaaggtgatgaattaaccgtagatcttgatgatccaagggctgaaaatggttcctattttatagtctaactttgatttttattttagccttcccctatatataggggagggctattcagaaaactcatcttagactataaactataaactaattaaaatgtatgaattatatgtagaacaccCATGAATccgctgtgtaaatgtatgaattatgaaaattaaagGCGCGTAGAAATAGAAACAcccaagatatatatatatcttaatttAAGGCGCGTAGAAATAGAAACACGCTCCTAATTCATCAACGAAAGAGTCGAGCTCATGTTATTGCACTAGGACTTGAGCCAGGAAAGCCTGCATCGATCAATTTATAGTAAAGAACCAAAAACTGACTCGAATTAATTTTATGAACCGATCAATGCAGATGCTCTTACATGATATACAGACTGATCATGACATTACTCGACGATAGATTAATTTGCAAGGCCTATAATGTAGTGATTGATATCCATTTATATTTGAATATGAGTAGTTCTCCTACGAACTTCACCAATTAGCACATGAAGAAATAAAGTTGAGATTTCATAATTATAGCAACGTGACTCAAAAGCTTTAGAAAAATACCTCAAAACCCTAACAAAATATTACTTTGCTCCGTCTATCAAAACTATggcatttttatcatttttaacgttcacaaaaaatatgaCTCTAAGTTTGCACTATGTCAAATTAATGTCTTTTCTCCTTTGTTGAGAACGTTGGTTTTTCTCCTTTGTTGAGAACGTTGGTCTTTTCtgtttttctcttctctcttgGCTTTATCCGCTCATGGAGGACCAAATGGCCGGACTGAATATCGAGGGAGAGGAAGATGAAATTTTTATTGACGACGAGGTTGCCGGAGAATCCTCGGTATCGGTGGAACTTTGTCTGGTAGGGCGATTTATCACAGAGCAGCCCATTAACTTCACTCTGATGCGCAGTCGTATGGCGGGCGTTTGGAGACCGGGCAAAGGTGTTTTCATGAAAGATATCGGGCAGGGGAGATTCATTTTCCAATTTTTTCATGAAGTCGATTTAAAACGGGTGTACGACGGAGGGCCCTGGGCTTTCGGGAATTTTCCACTAATTCTTCACAGATTACGTCGTGGAGAGTTTCCTCTAACAGTTCCCTTGGACATATTGCCGTTCTGGGTTCAGATCCACGACCTCCCGGCGGGATACCTTACAGAGGGAGTTGGGAAGCTGTTAGGCAATTTTATCGGTAAATTCATGGAATTTGATAGTACGAACACTACCGGAGTATGGCGCCAATATATGAGAGTTAGGGTTGGTGTTCGTGTTTCAGAGCCCCTTAAGCGtttcaaaaaaatcaagaacCGAGATGGATCTACTTTCGTCgtaaaatttaaatatgagaGACTGAACATATTTTGCTTCTTGTGCGGCCGTCTGGGCCATTCAGAGAGTTTCTGTGAGATGCTTTTCAATCCGGAGGCAAGGGACACTGAAAGGCAATGGGGAGTTGAGTTGAAAGCAGCCGATCGAAGAGGAGTAGGCATGGCCGGAGAAAAGTGGATCCGGACAGAAGATGCGGGAGCAAACCCTAGCGGGGAGGCGGCGGACGCTAGGGTTTCGAGCGAGCCGTTACAGATGGATCCGAAAAAGAAGGCGCAAGAGAATCGGGGAGAATCTTCTTCGGTTACTTCGCTGGGGCGTTTCCGCGAAGATACTCCTATCTTAGCGCCGAGATATGCTCTCCAGGATATCAGCACCGTTATGAACTCTCCACAAATCATGCAAATTGAAAACTACCCTATGACAGCTAATGACGAGAGAAAACGACGTCGCGGCATTGATTCTGCTGAAGTTGGCACCACCCTAGCACTTGAGATCTTTCCTGCTGGCCAAGCCAAGGATGTCTCAGATGCTCCTTCTAATAGATCGGCGGGCCCCGGAACCGGGGTCGGCCGGGCCCAATGAATACCATCAGCTGGAATTGCAGGGGGTTAGGCCACCCCCTCGCGATTCCCACTTTGTATGAACTGGCCCGAGTTCATAAGCCCGAGTTTGTCTTTCTTTGCGAGACGATTGCCCATAGTCAGCGTGTGGAGGAGATAAGGGCTCGTTTAAAGTTTGAAGGTTGTATTTCGGTCGACTGCATGGGGAGAAGCGGAGGATTATGCATGCTTTGGAAAAGATCCTCTACGTGTAAGCTGCTGAGTTACTCCCGAAACCATATTGATATTCATGTCTCTGACACTAATGGTGACTGGAGATTGACAGGTTTTTATGGACACCCGGAACGAAATCGACGGCGAGACTCTTGGCAGTTGCTCCGTCGTCTGTCTGCTGTGAATTCTCTCCCTTGGGTGATTATTGGGGACTTCAATGATCTGCTGGACCCGGGAGATAAGCATGGCCGTGTGGAGCACCCTAGATGGCTCTTTCAAGGTTTTCGCTCTGCTGTTCTGGACTGTGGTCTTTCTGACATCCCCCTTCGGGGACATCAATTCACTTGGTCTCGTGGCCTAGGAACCCCGAGTTTTGTGGAGGAAAGATTGGATCGGGGGATGGCCACAACCAGCTGGAAGTCCTTGTTCCCGGAGGCTATTCTTCTACCAATCTCGGTTGCAATCTCAGACCATGTCCCGCTACTCTTGAAATGCAGCGGAATTGGCCCAAATAACTTGAATCGCAGGTTTAGATTCGAAAACAAATGGTGCATGGAACCTGATCTTCCCAATATCATTCGTGATTGCTGGACTAATCTCAACGGCGTCAATGTTATTGATCGTTTAACTGCTCTGTCAGAATCTATGTCCATATGGTCTGAACATCGAGGAAAGGAGGACAGGAACCGCAAGAGAAGTTTGGAAAAACGTATCTCTTATCTACAAGGCAGACAGGATGGGCTCTCCATAGGCGCCTTGAGAGCTGCCAAAAAAGAGATGGCGTCGATTCTTTTAAAGGAAGAGCAGCATTGGCGTCAACGCGCTAAGCAATTTTGGCTCAAGGATGGTGATAGAAACACCAAGTTTTTTCATGCTATGGCTTCGGCTCGCCGACGTGTCAATACTATTATTCGGCTTCAGAGGGATGATGGTAGTTGGACTACCACCGAGGCGGATATCAGAGCCACCGCTTTGGATTATTTCGAGCATCTTTTTGCAGCTCCAACTTCTGAGAGCAACTTTCACCAAGTTTTGTGTCGCCTTCAGCCGCTTGTCGATACAATGAAAAATGATGAGCTGAGTCGCCCTTTTATGATCGAAGAGTTTACTGAAGCGTTATCGCAGATGCATCCCGACAAGTCCCCGGGGCCGGATGGCTTTAATCCCaagttttttcaaaaatattggGGTATCATTGGAGGAGATATCTTTAGCAGCTGCTGTGATTGGCTCCAGGAGGGTGTTTTCCCACCTCAGCTTAACCAAACTACCATCTCTCTCATCCCGAAGGTTGACAATCCCTCGAACATGAAGGAGCTTCGGCCTATTTCGCTTTGTAACGTGGTGTATAAGTTGGTATCTAAGGTCCTCTGCAATAGATTGAAGAAGGTTCTCCCTCAGCTCATCGATGGTGCTCAATCTGCCTTTGTTGAAGGCCGTAATATCCAGGATAACATCCTCATTGCCTTTGAGGCGATCCATACTATGAAGAAAAAGACTAGAGGAAAGCATGGGAGCATGGCGCTGAAAATAGACATTAGCAAAGCATATGATAGAGTAAGTTGGAGCTACCTTGATGCTATCCTAGATCGCTTGGGTTTTTGTGATAAATGGCGAAGGTGGATGATCTTGTGTGTCACTACGGTATCTTATAACGTTCTCGTTAATGGTGCTTTGGTGGGGCCCATTACCCCGGGGAGAGGTTTAAGGCAAGGGGATCCACTCTCTCCCTACCTCTTCATCCTTTGTGCGGAGGGCCTTTCGGCTATGGTAAACTTTGAGACAGCTAGAGGCTCTATCCATGGGTTTCAAATCAGTCGCGGAGGGCCGGCTATTTCTCACATTATGTTTGCAGATGACTGCATGTTTTTTTGTAGGGCTTCTCTACAGGAGGCGGTGAATTTGAAAAGAATCCTGGGAGTTTATGAGCAAGCTTCCGGGCAAGGGATCAACTATCAGAAGTCGGGGATTTTCTTTAGTGCCAATGTTAGTGAGGAGGAGAGGGATGCCCTTTCGGAATCTCTGGGTGTCAGGGCGCCGCTGAATACCGGCCGTTATCTTGGCCTTCCATCTCTTATCGGCCGAAAGAAAAAGGAGATCTTTCAATATCTACGTGACAGACTGTGGTCAAGGATTCAAGGCTGGAATGGAAAGAAGTTGAGCAAAGCTGGGAAGGAGGTGCTTATAAAGGGAGTTGCCCAGGCCATTCCCTCGTATTGTATGGCGATCTTCTCTTTACCGACGGGCCTTACTGACGACATGGAGCGGCTTTTGAATAGTTTCTGGTGGGGAAATAAGGCTGGGAATGGAAGAGGAATCAATTGGCTGCGTTGGCAAAAACTCTGCGTCGACAAAAAGATTGGTGGGCTGGGTTTCCGTAGTCTGCAACTCCTCAATGTAGCTATGCTTGGCAAGATGGGGTGGCGTCTCATTAATGACCCCGATGCTCTTGTTTCCAGAGTCTTGAAGGCTAAGTACTTCCGTCACGGCAACTTCCTTACGGCCAGTTTGGGACATAATCCAAGCTTTACTTGGCGTAGCATACTTTCAGCGCAAGATTTGGTTAGAAGCGGCGTGAGGTGGAGGATTGGAGACGGTGCTAGTGTTTGCATTTTTAGGGATCCTTGGTTGAGGAGAGAAGGCAACTCCCGGGTCTCGACGCACTGCCCTGCTGGTAAGGAGGATGATAGAGTTAGCACCCTCATTATGCCGAATAATAGGGAGTGGAATACTGAAGTTTTGGAGCAGGTGCTGAACATGGAGGACGTAAACTCCATCATATCTATTCCTCTTATGCCGAGAATGGAGCCAGATAGAGTAATTTGGAAGCTCACGAAGCATGGAGGTTATACGGTGAAGTCGGCGTATCGACTTGCCAGCTCTCTTAGTCTTGATCAGAACTTTGGGGAAGATGGCCGATGGGATAAGCTCTGGAAGATGGAGGTGCCTCCGAAGGTGAAATCCTTCCTTTGGAGGGCAGCCAAGAACAACCTTCCCACTAAAGAGAATCTACTTTCTCGAGGTGTTACTGTTGGAGGGGAGTGTGGGATTTGCAAGGAGAGCTATGAGAACCTTTGGCATATCTTTCTTGCTTGCCCCTTTGCCGAGGATTGTTGGAGAACTGGGGGTTTAGCGGGCTTCATGGATAATATCAAGACCAGTAACGAGTCTTTTCGTTCTGCTCTTTTTTCGATTATCTCCAACGAAGATGGCGTCCTTGCTGCAAATGTTTGTATGATTCTTTGGCACATCTGGAAAGACCGAAACAAGGCGATCTGGGAAGCTGTCGTCCCCATTCCTTCGAGGACTGTTTTAATGGCCGCCAGCTGCAAGGAGGACTGGACTTTGGCTCAAGCTGCTGCTCAACCAAAGCCAGCAAGAAACGCAAACCAGATGGGGTGCGAAGGGTGGCATGCGCTCCCTGATGGCTGGTTTCGGTGCGGGACTGATGCTGCGTTCTTCACAGGTCAGAATGCGACTGGTATTGGTATTGTTATCCAAAATCATGGTGGCCATTTTGTTAGAGGCAAAACCCTTAAACTCACGGGCAATCGAAGCGTGGAGGAAGGGGAGCTGTTGGGTATTAAGGAAGCGTTGTCTTGGGTTAAGGAGCTCGGCTTAGTGAATGGATGGGTGGAGACTGACAGCAAGTTGGCATGCGAAGCTATCGAGTCGCCTGGAAGATATCTCACTGAGTTAGGTGCTATAGCAGACCACTGTCGACGAGAACTCTTGTTGTTGCCCGGTGTTAGGATCCGTCATGTTAGAAGGAATCGAAATGCTATAGCTCATTGCTTAGCAAAGGCTGCGAGGGATGTATCTACActtcatgtttggaatgaacccccgATGTTTGTGGAGGGTCATCTCCATGTTCCATGCCAGTGTGCTCAATAAATTTCTCTcgtttctctcaaaaaaaaaaaaagcaacgtGACTCAAGCAATGAATTAATGATTCCACCTAAAATCCATTATGGGGTTGTaagtttatttaaaattttcattttcaataattCCTTAACTACGTAAGATTGACTTTATTGGACCGAAAATGATATTTCCGGTAACATTAATAAGAATTAATGATCTCATACAGTCATACTTCCTTAGGCATCTCCACCATAGAGCCCTTATGGTCTCTCTCTTGAGTCATCTCTATATAAAGGTACCTCTCGTAATATAGGGTTTTATAAGGTGGTTGTATAGATTTTCtatctaatttttaaaaataaaattttaaataaaattttaaataaaaaattgaactaGAGATTTCATTCTAGACGTTTCACGATTTGTCCATCATTTAATCATATATTGCTAATTCCCGCACCCCCATTTTGGAACTAGAGATCTCATTCTCGACGTTTTATAGGCGAATTTAGAAATCACgaccaattttattttttttaagagaaaacaagaacttaatttaaaattgaagaagaagaagagatgtTGATTTGGTGTAAGTGAAATGTACGTATAGGAGAAATTGgattaaaaaaatttgaaaaataaaaaattatttgttgaCAACAACTATTTTATAATAACACACACGCCAGCCATAATAACACTTGAGCCCAGCTCCCCCTATCGAGCTGGGGGCACGGAAATGGGCGGGGCTCGAGCCCCGCTAGAGATGCTCTTACGTTGTTCATCTGGCAGCCAAATTATGATGAGAGAAAATAGTTCTCAAAGTTTATGATAAAAGGATTAATTGTCAGTAATTTgctgatttttttattaaattttaattttccataTGAATTTAAGAGTTTTACATGGTAATTACTATATTATAGATTTACTTTGATTTTGTTACCGATAAGATTCAGACCAAACTTACTATTGACATGGCTAGCTGATAAACACACACGTCTCTATGTTTCAAAGGTCAATATAATGTTAATTTTgtaagaaatactccctccatcccaattcaataggctaCAAGGCTTGGGCACGAATGTtaagaaatgaataatttatactatgagagagaaagtaacTTTTGTGATGATATACGTGTtcaaaaagtaggagagagaaataagGAAATGATAATTATGTTTACAGTACAATGACATttgatataaataataaattatataaggatatttgttatgtgttgacttttcattttaggaagtggcctattgaattgggacgtccaaataaggaaacatggcctattgaattgggactgATGGAGTAGTATGTTTCATGGTTAATTTGAGtgtatatttgtttattattgaGAACTTGTTATTTCCTGGTTATTCGAGTACATTTTCAGGACTATTGAAGCTTAAGTGGGGAAAATGATCTGAAATGAAGTTGAATTTCATCTCAATACAAGTTCGTGGGTGCAAATGGATTGAAAATCGGACCTCGGATGAGAAAGAACGGATCGAAACAAACTCACTGTGGAAAGCTGAAAAACACACGCGGCCAAGAAGCGCAGCCGCATTATAGGCCACGTGGTTTGCGATTTTAACCTATTTTGGATGCGAGGCCGTCTCTCTGGTGATTGATTGGGCAGCGTGTTTGCTAGGTTTGACCGTGATTTAACGAATTTTTTacccaaaatttgattttcacttGATTTCTTTAGTATCTGACACATTGGCCTATAAATACCCTTGAAAGCTTCAAGAAAGGGAACCTAGCCTTTATTTTCTATATTGTGGAGCTTGAGAGACGAAAAGAGAAGATATGTGGAGTCAAAGCACGAGATAGCGAGATTCAGTGAATTCTCCTACGGGTTTTATTGTTTATGGTTTTATTATCAATTgtttataatatactccctccgtccgcgatatcatttccacattgtggacggcgcgagttttaagaaaagtgatgAATAATAGTAGATAGTAGTGAATATTATAGTGAGTGaagtttgggtcccactattgttatgagtggaagtttgtggaccctacttctataaatgaaagtggaaaCAATATCGCGGACGaaccgaaatggcaaatgtggaaacgatatcgcaaacggagggagtactagtttACATGTTTATGCGTGTTAAGTAATCTTTTGTCCTAGGGTTAAGGAGTAAACAAATGATttatttgtgaattatttggatTGATTAATCAATCAATCTAGACCtattatttcattttcatgTTCTTAACCCCTTTGTttgcttaattaattagtcaCCAATTTTGCATAATTATTTGTAGTAATTTGATATCAGGAGATGATTATTAATGCTTGAACTAAGAACATGAAACATGTTTGTCAATATTAGCCTAGAGGTCTTGAGACTTGTGTGAGTGCTTTAATCTTAGTAACTTTTGAAATGGTAGTCTTGCATGTAATctacggtttgtatgccacagGAGTGGGTGTAGACTTATTTCGTGATTGACTTAGGAAGAATATAGTCCTTAAATGATTAATCAAACTAActttatttgattttctaaATATGTTGAAATCGAAGCTCTTGGATATCTTTATCTCCTAGTGCTCATACAAAAGATGGAGTCCGTGCAAACAACGGCAAAGACAAAGTTCGAAGAGATATACATGTGGATTCAACTCCACAATATGGTGATAGCATGCATGGAGACACATATTATTCGGCGCGTGGGGGCACGGGTGGGGCGTGTATTAGAGGTGGATGAAGGTGAAAGGGGCCTATGCATTGGTCGATATACAAGGGTCAAAGTTTAAAGAACGATTATGAGCCACTGGTGAGAGAAGTACTGATTACGGTGGATGGACAGAATGGTGAAACTATGATAATTGTTCTATATAAGAAACTCTTATATCTATTTTGCTTTGCATGCGAAAAGATCAGCCACCACTTAAAGGATTGTGATACTGATGGGGAAGCCAATGCAAACCTTAGATTTGGAACGTGGCTATGAGCGGGAAGAGGGGTAGATTATCGGAGAGAGAATACCTCCCAAACGAGCAACACATGAGGCACTATTTTTCCACGAGTAAACCATAGGAGACCTCGACCTCCGCCATGAGCTCTTGGGGGAATTGAGATTACCAGTGCAGGAAGAGCTAGGAACGGGGTTGATGGATAACGAGGAGAGAAGAATGAGACTAATGCGAGTACAAACATAGGTGTGATGGGGGATGAGGAAACATTAATGGAGAATTGGGTGGGGGATAATATTTCACGGATGGGGATTAttggaaggaaagagaaagaagatGGCGGCAGCTTATGGAAACAAGGAGACTCCTTGGGATCGGAAAACCTGGTGGGAGAAGGAGGGTAAATGAGGCAAAGAAGGACGTGGATGCAATGGTGATCAGTAGTAAGATAGGGtgcaaaaaaattgaaaataaggGAGGGATCAAAGATGTGACACTTATGGAAGTTATAGAGATAAGTGGGGATAAAGAGGAAGTTGCTAGGAGAGAGGGCCAAGAGTTAAACGATATGGGGCGGAAATATAGTACTGACAGGCCCCAGGAGAACACTTTTATGAATACAATGGAGCGAAGGATCAGAAAGGAAGCTGCTAAGAAACTTTGCCCAAAGGTCTCACCTAAGAAAACTAAGACAAATCCACATGGCAGAGGGTGGAAACGGCTAGCACGAGATAACATATCTAAAAACGAGGAAGGGCGGGATGGGAAGATAGAAAGAAGGGAAACAATGAGGCAATTTGGGAAAGAAAATGGGTATTGAGTATGATTATGAGATTGATTTGGCTCGAGGAGAAAAATAAATGCATGAATAAGGAGGGAGGTGATGATGAGTTCGAATATCTAACAATGCGATGCAGCCCTGCCGATCATCATGAATTGCTTGATATGGAATACACGAGACTTGGAAAACCCACGTGCATTCCATGAATTACGACAACTCATTGCCGGTGTTTCCCCAGGACTTGTTTTCATTTGTGAAACAAAGCTCGAGAGTAGCAAATGTAATTTATGGATAACACTTCTTGGTTTCAAAGggatattttttgtggatgcgGGGGGCTGAAAGGGGGGCCTTATTCTGAAGTAGGATGCAAAAGCTTAATGTGAGAATTCTATCTTACTCACAGGTACATATAGATTTCTATGTAACAAAAAATGATGTGCGGTGCAAGTTTACAGGGTTCTATAAGAATCCAGAGACGAGCCAGTACAAATTATCATGGACTCATATTAGAAGATTGAGCTATCAAATCCTGATGGAAGATATATTGTGGCTAGTACGAGGTGATTTTAATGAGATTTTAAATGAtttagagaaaaaaaagaaggtgGATGAGGCTGATTCAACAGATGGCAAAATTTTGAGACGCGTTATACTATTGCAACTTGCATGAGATTGCGAAGCCAAATGAAGAATTTACGttgatgaataaatataataagaATCGGTGTTTGAGCGCTTGGACAGGTTTGTTAGGAATGTCACCTGGAACAACAGATTTCAGAACGCCCATACCAAGGTGTTGGACTTCTTTGGATCAGATCACTGCCCTATTTTGTGTCGTGTGGAACCGGATACACAACAATTGATTAATCACGGGAAATGGTGCATCCATTTTGAAGAAAAGTGGTTTTGGAAAGGAACTTTGTGTCTGACTTTCTTTGTGAGTGGACTTCAATGGAGCATGTGAATAATCTCCCTACAAAAATGCACACGTGTGAGGAATTCTTGAAAAAATAGGCTAATAATCGGTTTTTACAGATTGGGAAAAACTTTTGTGAAGCTTAGGAAGAAGCGAACTTGGCTGATGCATGAGTTGTACGACAAGAAAACTAAGGCTAGTATACTTGAGATTTCAAGACAAATTGAGAAAGCGGTTGAAGCCGAAGCGTGTAATTGGAAACAGAGAGCTCGTGTCAATTGGCTTGTGAATGGGGATAAAAATACAGGTACATTTTATATGCAAGCtttaaaaagaaggaagaataACATAATTACTAAGTTGAAAGATTAGTTAGGGATGTGGCAGAAAGAGGAGAGTGACAAAGCGCATATCATAAAAGAGTATTTCCAAAATCATTTCAAGTATGCATGCCCTTCTAAACAACACATTGAGGATGTAGTTGAGAGgattgaagaaagaattgaTGGGGCAGACTATGAGTATATGGCTCGTCCCAATGAGGTATGAGGTCCGTAAAGCTGTGATTAACATGTATCCGACAAAGGCGCCAGGGTCGGATGGATTTAACACTTATTTTTTCCAATGGTTATAGCCGGCGATGGGGGATTATATTACGTGTCAAGTTCTGGTTGTCCTGAATGAGAATGCAAGAGTGGAAGAGTGGAACCACACTCTATTGGTTTAATTCTGAAGATGGAGAAGCCCCAAACGGTGGCAGATTTTCGGCCGCTTAGCATGTGTAACTCAATATACAAAATTGTGTCCAATGTGTTTGTGAATCACATGAGAGGTGTGTTTGGGAGAGTGATTGATCAAGCACAAAGTGCTTTCTTGAAAGAAAGACAAATCATGAATAGTGCCCTTATTAGCTTCGAGTGCCAACACTGGATAAAGAATAGAAAGAAATGATTCGCCGCCCTCAAGCTTGATATGAGTAAGGCGCATGTTTCTTAGACTGGGGTTCCCAGACGATTTATACAATCTCATCATACGATGTTTAATTCTGTTAATTTCTCCTTCATTCTCAATAGAGCAGTCTACAGGAAAGTGACACCAACCAAGAGGCTGAGGCAAGGGAATCCCCTTTCgccttttttatttattaattttgccCAGGGCTTCTCATCACTTTTCAATCACTATGAAAGGCGAAAAAAGAATTACAAGAGTGCCAATTATTCCAAAGcaacttaatactccctccgtcccactccaataggctcagtttcctttttgggttgtcccactccaataggctcagtttcctttttgggtaaaaaagttgtacttaattggtgtggaccacaccactttactaccattttcctactaaaaagtaagttttcttaatctccgtgcccaaaagaagtgagcctattggagtgggacggagggagtat contains:
- the LOC130990477 gene encoding uncharacterized protein LOC130990477, whose translation is MEDQMAGLNIEGEEDEIFIDDEVAGESSVSVELCLVGRFITEQPINFTLMRSRMAGVWRPGKGVFMKDIGQGRFIFQFFHEVDLKRVYDGGPWAFGNFPLILHRLRRGEFPLTVPLDILPFWVQIHDLPAGYLTEGVGKLLGNFIGKFMEFDSTNTTGVWRQYMRVRVGVRVSEPLKRFKKIKNRDGSTFVVKFKYERLNIFCFLCGRLGHSESFCEMLFNPEARDTERQWGVELKAADRRGVGMAGEKWIRTEDAGANPSGEAADARVSSEPLQMDPKKKAQENRGESSSVTSLGRFREDTPILAPRYALQDISTVMNSPQIMQIENYPMTANDERKRRRGIDSAEVGTTLALEIFPAGQAKDVSDAPSNRSAGPGTGVGRAQ